A portion of the Macaca mulatta isolate MMU2019108-1 chromosome 4, T2T-MMU8v2.0, whole genome shotgun sequence genome contains these proteins:
- the SGK1 gene encoding serine/threonine-protein kinase Sgk1 isoform X4, translating into MKEAAIKSPLKAFMKQRRMGLNDFIQKIANNSYACKHPEVQSILKISQPQEPELMNANPSPPPSPSQQINLGPSSNPHAKPSDFHFLKVIGKGSFGKVLLARHKAEEVFYAVKVLQKKAILKKKEEKHIMSERNVLLKNVKHPFLVGLHFSFQTADKLYFVLDYINGGELFYHLQRERCFLEPRARFYAAEIASALGYLHSLNIVYRDLKPENILLDSQGHIVLTDFGLCKENIEHNSTTSTFCGTPEYLAPEVLHKQPYDRTVDWWCLGAVLYEMLYGLPPFYSRNTAEMYDNILNKPLQLKPNITNSARHLLEGLLQKDRTKRLGAKDDFMEIKSHVFFSLINWDDLINKKITPPFNPNVSGPNDLRHFDPEFTEEPVPNSIGKSPDSILVTASVKEAAEAFLGFSYAPPTDSFL; encoded by the exons CTTTCATGAAGCAAAGGAGGATGGGCCTGAACGACTTTATTCAGAAGATTGCCAATAACTCCTATGCATGCAAACA CCCTGAAGTTCAGTCCATCTTGAAAATCTCCCAACCTCAGGAGCCTGAGCTTATGAATGCCAACCCTTCTCCTCCA ccAAGTCCTTCTCAGCAAATCAACCTTGGCCCATCGTCCAATCCTCATGCTAAACCATCTGACTTTCACTTCTTGAAAGTGATTGGGAAGGGCAGTTTTGGAAAG GTTCTTCTAGCAAGACACAAGGCAGAAGAAGTATTCTATGCAGTCAAAGTTTTACAGAAGAAAGcaatcctgaaaaagaaagag GAGAAGCATATTATGTCGGAGCGGAATGTTCTGCTGAAGAATGTGAAACACCCTTTCCTGGTGGGCCTTCACTTCTCTTTCCAGACTGCTGACAAATTGTACTTTGTCCTAGACTACATTAATGGTGGAGAG TTGTTCTACCATCTCCAGAGGGAACGCTGCTTCCTGGAACCACGGGCTCGTTTCTATGCTGCTGAAATAGCCAGTGCCTTGGGCTACCTGCACTCACTGAACATCGTTTATAG AGACTTAAAACCAGAGAATATTTTGCTAGATTCACAGGGACACATTGTCCTTACCGACTTCGGACTCTGCAAGGAGAACATTGAACACAACAGCACGACATCCACCTTCTGTGGCACGCCGGAG TATCTCGCACCTGAGGTGCTTCATAAGCAGCCTTATGACAGGACCGTGGACTGGTGGTGCCTGGGAGCCGTCTTGTATGAGATGCTGTATGGCCTG CCTCCTTTTTATAGCCGAAACACAGCTGAAATGTACGACAACATTCTGAACAAGCCCCTCCAGTTGAAACCAAATATTACAAATTCCGCAAGACACCTCCTGGAGGGCCTCCTGCAGAAGGACAGGACGAAGCGGCTGGGAGCCAAGGATGACTTT ATGGAGATTAAGAGTCATGTCTTCTTCTCGCTAATTAACTGGGATGATCTCATTAATAAGAAGATTACTCCCCCTTTTAACCCAAATGTG AGTGGGCCCAATGACCTGCGGCACTTTGACCCTGAGTTTACTGAAGAGCCTGTCCCCAATTCCATCGGCAAGTCCCCCGACAGCATCCTCGTCACAGCCAGCGTCAAGGAAGCTGCTGAGGCTTTCCTAGGCTTTTCCTACGCGCCTCCCACGGACTCTTTCCTCTGA
- the SGK1 gene encoding serine/threonine-protein kinase Sgk1 isoform X2 has translation MTVKTEAAKGTLTYSRMRGMVAILIAFMKQRRMGLNDFIQKIANNSYACKHPEVQSILKISQPQEPELMNANPSPPPSPSQQINLGPSSNPHAKPSDFHFLKVIGKGSFGKVLLARHKAEEVFYAVKVLQKKAILKKKEEKHIMSERNVLLKNVKHPFLVGLHFSFQTADKLYFVLDYINGGELFYHLQRERCFLEPRARFYAAEIASALGYLHSLNIVYRDLKPENILLDSQGHIVLTDFGLCKENIEHNSTTSTFCGTPEYLAPEVLHKQPYDRTVDWWCLGAVLYEMLYGLPPFYSRNTAEMYDNILNKPLQLKPNITNSARHLLEGLLQKDRTKRLGAKDDFMEIKSHVFFSLINWDDLINKKITPPFNPNVSGPNDLRHFDPEFTEEPVPNSIGKSPDSILVTASVKEAAEAFLGFSYAPPTDSFL, from the exons ATGACGGTGAAAACCGAGGCAGCTAAGGGCACCCTCACTTACTCCAGGATGAGGGGCATGGTGGCAATTCTCATCG CTTTCATGAAGCAAAGGAGGATGGGCCTGAACGACTTTATTCAGAAGATTGCCAATAACTCCTATGCATGCAAACA CCCTGAAGTTCAGTCCATCTTGAAAATCTCCCAACCTCAGGAGCCTGAGCTTATGAATGCCAACCCTTCTCCTCCA ccAAGTCCTTCTCAGCAAATCAACCTTGGCCCATCGTCCAATCCTCATGCTAAACCATCTGACTTTCACTTCTTGAAAGTGATTGGGAAGGGCAGTTTTGGAAAG GTTCTTCTAGCAAGACACAAGGCAGAAGAAGTATTCTATGCAGTCAAAGTTTTACAGAAGAAAGcaatcctgaaaaagaaagag GAGAAGCATATTATGTCGGAGCGGAATGTTCTGCTGAAGAATGTGAAACACCCTTTCCTGGTGGGCCTTCACTTCTCTTTCCAGACTGCTGACAAATTGTACTTTGTCCTAGACTACATTAATGGTGGAGAG TTGTTCTACCATCTCCAGAGGGAACGCTGCTTCCTGGAACCACGGGCTCGTTTCTATGCTGCTGAAATAGCCAGTGCCTTGGGCTACCTGCACTCACTGAACATCGTTTATAG AGACTTAAAACCAGAGAATATTTTGCTAGATTCACAGGGACACATTGTCCTTACCGACTTCGGACTCTGCAAGGAGAACATTGAACACAACAGCACGACATCCACCTTCTGTGGCACGCCGGAG TATCTCGCACCTGAGGTGCTTCATAAGCAGCCTTATGACAGGACCGTGGACTGGTGGTGCCTGGGAGCCGTCTTGTATGAGATGCTGTATGGCCTG CCTCCTTTTTATAGCCGAAACACAGCTGAAATGTACGACAACATTCTGAACAAGCCCCTCCAGTTGAAACCAAATATTACAAATTCCGCAAGACACCTCCTGGAGGGCCTCCTGCAGAAGGACAGGACGAAGCGGCTGGGAGCCAAGGATGACTTT ATGGAGATTAAGAGTCATGTCTTCTTCTCGCTAATTAACTGGGATGATCTCATTAATAAGAAGATTACTCCCCCTTTTAACCCAAATGTG AGTGGGCCCAATGACCTGCGGCACTTTGACCCTGAGTTTACTGAAGAGCCTGTCCCCAATTCCATCGGCAAGTCCCCCGACAGCATCCTCGTCACAGCCAGCGTCAAGGAAGCTGCTGAGGCTTTCCTAGGCTTTTCCTACGCGCCTCCCACGGACTCTTTCCTCTGA